atgtttttttttaaaggaagaGATGCAGGGCCTAGAGGCTTTTGTACCAAACAGTCTCAGTCACCGAGTTACTCTAtagaccttttttttttaaaaagcttcTAATTAGCAGTGATATTTAACCAAGTATTTGTGGCAAGAAAATGGTGGTAATTTATTCACACTATATTCAGTTTTCCTCTTCCAACAAAAAAAGGCCCAATTTACATTATCATTTTTccataaacaataaaatgtttgatttactgtatattaatttagGATCCTGATAAATTGGCAGCTTACAAGGAACAATCCATTTTATGGGAGGGTATGTCTAATGTTGATATTGCAAGTAAATTAGAATCCTGTTGCATGATGGGATTAACTGCGAGAGATCCACGTCACTTGTTGCCAAGAAAGAGAATGCAGGCAATGATAGATACTACAAAGATAAGTGAAGgtatattgtaatattgtatGGTGTTACACTTATTTgttaacacgttcactgccacggcgtatttatacgtcaaaaattgcgtgtcgctacttgccaagacgtaatactacgtcaaaatcgtagcacttttgtattgtatgtagaatcgctggcagtggtgattggaacaggaattatcgcatggcagtttatgaatgatgtacgtaaacgataatctaaaaataaatgtcatatgtttgtttgtgtttattacCTCATGCAGTGAATATGGTTGATACGatggcgccctcacactcaatataatcatctcaaacatgtcataaattgcgctaatagtaaataaaaataataaaggatgaaatgattcagtgtggtttactgtttttatctctCGATGATAGGGTGGGTCAGAGGATGGGGGTCAGATATTGACCCCATCATGATAGTCTGtgaccagatgttacactttcaaactgtaatttaatatgtaaacgggacttggcactgggacagaaattacggaaaatgccttggcagtcaatgtgttaaTAATCATGCATTGTGTTTTCTCTTTATagaatcaacaacaaaaaatctgTTAGAAAAAGACAAACTTTCCTGGTCACCTATCTGGGATCATAATGTCAGGAAGCAGGTTAAGGACACCCAGGTTTCCCAGCATAAGATCAACCAGATGAGATCCGAGCAGTTAGTGCCTGGGACACCATTAGATCTTGGCCGACAAGAATCAAGGATTCCTGTGCTTATCCTGCATAACCCTGGTTCTCAGACATTGTCCAAAGACAAGTATGGTAGTCCTAATTTTGGCACACTAGGATACGGAGCTGGTTTTGATGTTATTATTCCTAGTGGATGGGGATTGGAATTTTGGGTAGCATTCTATTTCAGAGGTGCCCGTGCTGGTGCCAGACGCGAAGCAAGCAGCTCACACCTGCAGCAGGGAAGACCAGAATTTCCGCTAGATTATCCAGACACACAAAGTGGTAAATTGTATGCTAAGAGTCTTCGTGAAGAACTGGTAACAAGCTACATGAAGAAACCTCCAGCTAAACGTCTAAATTATTCAAAGGTTGGAACGGAGAATCCATTTAGTCATCCATGGGATGAACTTGTGGTGTATTGGAGAACAAATGCAGAATGGAAAGACCTCAGTAGTGCTGAAAAAAATGAGCAGTTGATAGACTTGAACCCAGAATCAGAAAATACTGATATATTTATTCTCAGAAGTAACCAGCATTTGTATCAACTACAAAATCAGTGTATTGGTAAATGTTTTAAGCCATCTACAAAGTATGAAAAGATTGTAAAAGAAAAACAGCGTAAAACTGAAAGTACACAAgcagatttaaaagaaaacattgcCTCAGTTTTCACCAATGAgacatttttaaagttaaaatcgTCACTCGTATTTGTAATAATGCGTATGTTGAATAGAGGTGCACCCTCAATGTTTTCCATGATTTGCCTGCCGAGTAAAGAAGATTTGGAGGCGTTGGAATCAAACCCATCTTCCCCCGGACCAATTGAACCCAAACACACAGGATCACCAACGCCACGAGTTGGAAAGAAACGTGAATCTGTAAAACATAAGAAAGGCCAGCATGATAAGAAAGAACTGGATGTCAAAGGTCATCAATCTGAACTTGATAAAGAAATTGCTTTAAAGTTACAGACATCAACAACAGATGAAATATCTACAAACATTGATTGCTGTAGTCGAACCATCATTGGTTATGTTACGAATGGAGCCCAGGCTTTCTCGGTTGGGGTTGGTTGCTCTGTTGGTCTTTGCAGCTTTGTGGGCCTAGTAAAGCTTTTGCAGCAAAAGGTACCAGAGAGACACGCTGTTGTCTTAATTCGTGATTCTAAAAGTCTTCAATACAGATATGCATACATAAAGATCACAACCGTCACATAGTGACAATATTTACTAAaacactgtctacactatcaaaatagtttgacaaaaaaaagagtGATGTGCCCTAAATGGTAGAAAcatgacatgtccatatatgggcactttacattttttggtcacataaagtttgatagtgtagacagagctttataagtAATGTTGATGAAACTTATGACTTTTAGCATTCCACCCTTTGGTCAACAAACATTTTCGTTTAAAAATAcgatttattaaaaatttataaattttaaaaagaaggattttaattatgatttgaatttatttttgagagaaaaacaaaataaattttaacagtaaaaattaattaaagaaattaattaattttatattttggctGAATagtatttaacaaattattattatacttacattTGATAAATTAAGGAATGAATTTATCTGATCTGTGTTTTAAGAAATAAATGCAAAACTAAGATGATTTCATAGTAATCTTTATTAAGGAATGTTTATTCAAAATTAATACCAGTTTATCACCGATTTCTTCGACACAAGTTGCAGAGTATATGTCCAGATGACCAACCAAATAATCCGTAATCCGTACGTCATACACATTCAATTTAAAGCGTGTtttccactagaacgcaacgcaacgacgtatcgttcgacgcaaagtgctgtattgcgtaatcacaagtcggaaccgacgacgcaatagtgctgcaaacatcgcaggtttggtTTCACGCAGGTGGGGAAAACAtaattaagcttggttcccactagaacgtaacgcaaggacgtaaacgcaacgcaagcgttttaaccaatgacaagcgaagttatagaccgttagcaatcacaaacgaataagccatcgcttgttggtcaattcacttgcgttgcgttacgtccttgtgttgcgtcgctagtgtgaACCACGCTTTATTGGAAGGggatttgcttacgttgcgtatattgcgttacgttgcatcGCTAGTGAGAAACAAGCTTAACACTACGGACGTTAATCATGATACATTGTAGTTTATAGGATTACAATATAATATGCCAGATTTTTTCTGGTTTCTTTTGTATTCAAAACTACCTATTACCCACAgtattttcataaaataatatacttcGTTTACATGTACAACACCAAATAAGTATGATACAGTGCAGTTTATAAGATGCATTATATtatcatggacctatacattagatacttaagcttggttcccactagaacgtaacgcaaggacgtaaacgcaacgcaagcgttttaaccaatgacaagcgaagttatagacagttagcaatcacaagcgaataagccatcgcttgtgattggtcaattcacttgcgttgcgttacgtccttgtgttgcgtcgctactagtgggaaccacgcttaatgtataggtccatgataTTACAATTATATGACTTTTTTTCTGGTttcatttatatacaaattacaaaacTACCTATAATTCCGTTACCCACAgtattttcataaaataatatacttcATTTCTCATTTACTTTTCTTATTTACAGAAtttaattcaacaaaaatatttaaatcttGAATTCATGAATACTTTTTactagtttttttttagttaagtCGGATTCTAAATAAGTTGACATactttaacaaatatttttattgcagAAATATCGGCAAATGCACCTCACGGGGCAGCTCACAGTTTTTAATATTGCTCAACCTGATCTCACAATGGTCATGCTATTCTAAAGCTTAGTTCCACCATGGTGCTCCATCGGCTCCATGTTCACACCCAGGACGCAACAACATGAGGTTGACGTGCGCGTAATTTGACCAGTCATGGACAATTCGACCtgccgcttgtgattggtcaaattacttgtgtcGGGTACTTGTGTTCGGTCCTTGCGTTTCGTCATGAAACTCTTTTGcgcaaaaacaaaaaaaaaataacaaaacacgCATGATTCCTTGACAATTAATTATAGCGTGAGAGATTCAGCTCTATTTTATCTGAAAATAATAATCGAGTAGTACATTTTCCCTAGTGCCAAGGCGGAACCAATCATTGTACATGCTATGGCCATACATTCGACCtgccgcttgtgattggtcaaattacttgtgtcGGGTACTTGTGTTCGGTCCTTGCGTTTCGTCATGAAACTCTTTTGcgcaaaaacaaaaaaaaaataacaaaacacgCATGATTCCTTGACAATTAATTATAGCGTGAGAGATTCAGCTCTATTTTATCTGAAAATAATAATCGAGTAGTACATTTTCCCTAGTGCCAAGGCGGAACCAATCATTGTACATGCTATGGCCATACAAAAAAGTCCATACGACATTCCAACTTTAGCAGTTGACGGAAGAAGGAAAGATGTTCCTCCGATGACTGGCATATCAAATCCCGCGGGAAAGAGTACAATCGCCAAACAGAAGAGAATTCCCGCTGCAACTCCAAAGTACTTGGGATACACTATCAAAGATGGCTGCTTTCGAGTTAAAACGACCAGTATTGCGCCTATGGAAACAAGCATCATGCCAGCTATAATTAACAGAGTTGTTATAGTCCATGCGATAGGGCTTTCGGTGGATCTACATTGTTCTTCGCGTCCAAAGATTTGCTGACATTGTACAAATAGGCCTAGATTGATGTCTCCTAGATCAGTGGACACAACCCACTCTGGAATGGCCAGACTGATTGCACAGAGTATGGAAGCCATTGTATAAGATATACCAGCACCTATCAAAAAcgaatccatttttttttttgcaatttagtGAATTAATTCTCTATGTGGGGAACGATATTTTTTAATTCGAGAGACGGTGCACCTGGAATTTCGGATCGTTTTTTCGATTGACGAATGTTGCACAATATTCAAAACTGTAAGAAATTAAAATGTGATTTAAAGTTGGAAAATATGCAATTCTTTTTGAAGAATAAAATCTTGGTTAAAACAATCaaactacactatcaaaacgttatgtgacaaaaaaccatgacatgcccaaataatattgtagtgatatgacatcatgtccataatatAGGCACATCTCACTGTTTTGTCTGTTTGATAgtgcatgatgatgtcatataactaccatattttggcatatcatgggcatcacacttgtttgtcacataaagtttgatagtgtagacagagctttagatttaaaTGATTGGTCATGTGATATGTTCTACTTTCAATCTCTGAACAGTTTCATatctgtaaatatatatgtaaaattGTAATGTAAATGTGTTTAAATCATGACATCCGGTTCCGGCCAACCAGAAAAAAAATTGCtgcaatttttgttttattgggaACTCATCTTTATTCAGCGCGTCACGATCATTTCGTAAAGCGCTAGTGTCTATgcaatatcaaacttaatgggacaaaaaatgtcatgtgtggccatatatggactcGATGAATCatcatttgatagtgtagaagaACGTAACTGTCAGAGTAACGTTCAGTAAAGTACAAAGACACCCTGGAGATGactatttatattgtttggTTCAAATAGATAATTTAATCTTCATCAGTCTTTGGGAAATGTACATCATACGACGTGATTGCGTAGTAGAGATCCGTCATCATTCGAGTTAGAAATCGGTAGAACTTGATTCTCAATCGACGGATAATAGCCTATgccataggcctacttaattaTCATGATTAATTAACGTTTCCTAAAATTAATATAGGTAGCCACGTATAGCCTAAAATGATACGCCACCGTTGATATATCAACATGTAGGGCATAACCCACGTACGTAAGCCTAATCTGTAATTACAGCACAGTAACTTAGCATATATGATTTCAAAAGGAAAGTGCCTACTTACCATTTTAGTCTATCGATATTGGTCTAGTTATTCGGGGATCTAGCCCTTATTGCCATGAACAAATATTATACAACATATTCTtggatattatatatatacaataatccACACAAATGACCGTAAATATAACTGAGCTAAATTATTTTGTCCATTTCTGACGTAATTAAAACCAATACATTCTGTACAATACCATCGAATCATGTTGCTAGGCAACCTCCACTGATAGTTAGTTCAAGGCCAGAGGACACTAATAGAACACCGCCACCAAGGCATAATAGTAGCATTGGATTGTATCTCTCGAGTTatcattagtaggcctatattccattattttaaaagatttagGAATAGACTCCGAGATTTCCAGATATAAAGGCCTATCTGTTGTGGGTAATCCGAATtttctatataggcctaggacCTCTTCCTACCTGTTTTCAGGAAGCCACCAAGGCATCATGTAGCCTTGGATTGATTGTAGCCTATCTCTCGATTTATCACAGGAGTTGAAAGTGGCTTCCTGAATATGATGGTATCTGTAAAATGTGTAAGAATGGTTTAGAAGATATTCAACATTTTCTATTCACATGTAACCAACTCAATGGCATAAGGATTGAAGAATATACCAAATTAGAATATATGTTAATCGATATCAATCAATTAGATGTATGGGACAATTTTATCTCTGGTGACCTGAACACCAAATTAAATCTTGTATTAGGTGGAACTGATAACTATCATATGTATGACGTCGATTCCATATCAAATGTCTTTGATAATaagaatttatattaaataaatatgattttactgtattttcctCTACGTCTGTTTTCTTCAGACAATAAGGCCTACTATATTAGGGAAGATTACACAACATTAGGAAAAGATAAGATAAGTGTTTTCAGGAAATTATGATTTGGGACGGTGCCAAGAATGTGCGCCTACCATCAGCAGGAGTTCAATTTCATGTGGCTTAGTTTATCCGGTAGATTATATCTCAAGTACCCACAACACAGAAGCACTACGATATTTATCTTGGAAGCTGTTGACGGTCTTATCATGGAGTTTTATCTCACATTATGAATATAGAATTGCCTATAGAGATccgttttaatatttatagtgTGTGCTAGTAGTAGAATTACTGAATTAGTCGTAAGTATTTGATTTTCTACTTCTCTTTTCATTGGTACCAACCCGGGTACCAACCTGAACCATGGTTGATTTCATCGGGTGTTCGTATCACACACGTACAGTACTTTTACGTTTTGCAgtgatatcattattttatatttaatcatAGGATGATGCTACAAACAATTTTGCTTTTAATAATGAACCCATCTTCAACTTTCGGACCATCATAGATTCGGATGGAATTTTCCAGTTGTTGTTGCCATATGAATGATATTTCAGGCAATTTTTTTAGCTGAGCTCTACCTATATATCGATCTCTATCTATAACtctattttacaaaattgtcTTAGCTCAACCCCAACCACGGTAGAGTGTTG
This genomic stretch from Antedon mediterranea chromosome 11, ecAntMedi1.1, whole genome shotgun sequence harbors:
- the LOC140062295 gene encoding ribonucleases P/MRP protein subunit POP1-like, with the translated sequence MMQALDGRRKGKRMFQRLPRHMRRRAVSHNVKRLPRSMRSQGEKEMKQSKPMQKRKEGADIEDSKPAKKRSRRHRRRPSNLRSEFNRRQRKFIWLETHLWHAKRFKMEDKWGHRIPLHSNEKGVRAAYRSVIKHCLMQDVSYGGVVELVGRKENILKVMNCITNKETGINISDERYLNGSHHGRTILYKKYSYPYRAIGPTDFMWNALIKDGTTPSDGSTRQLWLWLHPACFDETIAEIKGVCSEGSIDVSINDLRAELVRFHLEGPLARSVLIDALKVADVACSSETVEDRHWWEEQYLDPDKLAAYKEQSILWEGMSNVDIASKLESCCMMGLTARDPRHLLPRKRMQAMIDTTKISEESTTKNLLEKDKLSWSPIWDHNVRKQVKDTQVSQHKINQMRSEQLVPGTPLDLGRQESRIPVLILHNPGSQTLSKDKYGSPNFGTLGYGAGFDVIIPSGWGLEFWVAFYFRGARAGARREASSSHLQQGRPEFPLDYPDTQSGKLYAKSLREELVTSYMKKPPAKRLNYSKVGTENPFSHPWDELVVYWRTNAEWKDLSSAEKNEQLIDLNPESENTDIFILRSNQHLYQLQNQCIGKCFKPSTKYEKIVKEKQRKTESTQADLKENIASVFTNETFLKLKSSLVFVIMRMLNRGAPSMFSMICLPSKEDLEALESNPSSPGPIEPKHTGSPTPRVGKKRESVKHKKGQHDKKELDVKGHQSELDKEIALKLQTSTTDEISTNIDCCSRTIIGYVTNGAQAFSVGVGCSVGLCSFVGLVKLLQQKVPERHAVVLIRDSKSLQYRYAYIKITTVT
- the LOC140062356 gene encoding modulator of smoothened protein-like, with product MDSFLIGAGISYTMASILCAISLAIPEWVVSTDLGDINLGLFVQCQQIFGREEQCRSTESPIAWTITTLLIIAGMMLVSIGAILVVLTRKQPSLIVYPKYFGVAAGILFCLAIVLFPAGFDMPVIGGTSFLLPSTAKVGMSYGLFCMAIACTMIGSALALGKMYYSIIIFR